A region of Polyangiaceae bacterium DNA encodes the following proteins:
- the rpsI gene encoding 30S ribosomal protein S9 has protein sequence MPETNNRIYATGKRKTAVARVWLKPGSGQISVNGRNSDDYFVRETNRMIMRQSLELLELVDQYDVQATVVGGGHSAQAEAMRHGIARALCESDPERRPSLKRAGFLTRDARKKERKKYGQPGARKRFQYSKR, from the coding sequence ATGCCCGAGACGAACAATCGCATCTACGCCACTGGGAAACGCAAGACCGCTGTCGCGCGCGTCTGGCTCAAGCCGGGCTCCGGCCAAATCTCCGTCAACGGTCGCAACTCGGATGATTACTTCGTCCGCGAGACGAACCGGATGATCATGCGTCAGTCGCTCGAGCTCCTCGAGCTCGTCGATCAGTATGACGTCCAAGCAACCGTCGTCGGCGGTGGTCACAGCGCGCAAGCCGAAGCGATGCGACATGGCATTGCTCGTGCGCTCTGCGAATCCGACCCCGAGCGCCGTCCTTCGTTGAAGCGCGCTGGCTTCTTGACGCGTGACGCGCGCAAGAAGGAGCGCAAGAAGTACGGTCAGCCGGGCGCTCGCAAGCGTTTCCAGTACTCCAAGCGCTGA
- a CDS encoding M23 family metallopeptidase yields MDDASNLQAPMGKDSLEPAAPTKPPRLVVPPRRREVEGPPAAPRGPLSGLSNGANAPGQLGSGLGSTSVRTMPRVHTGVVLSPRMTAIFGGLFGLATMTSIIALLIQVVPPRDERAVVASAGLAHRVGASSADPEASSDPQSKKRQRVAIPGPWRLSELSKDPSVEIVSGTIGPKSFITALSDKNVPKAQVYRIMKAFADMRKFDKCGKKDRFYVAMERATKRVKAFEYEVSATDIIQAAEDQGGILVGKKLDMKVAEEEFTGAFYVSKNLTASYEFGGFEDGVIALIDDALEGRLSSESFEEGSTIRLIAVEETALGLFSRYKRVVALEYRPADPAGKPIRIYAFHGQEARGYWDDRGKQPYSGGWQSPLPGAPVTSRFNPKRRHPVLKKVMPHNGTDLGAPSGTPVYSAFRGVVDWVGPAGPSGNLVTVMHPNGVQTGYAHLSKFAPGLKMGMKVGAHQLVGYVGSTGRSTGPHLHFSAKKDGKFFDAETLKFGGERVMPPVDRAAFAEVKAELDKRLDAIPLPEPPREPPRTVATPATSASAVAGASSAAAHAKGPAAPQPEAAPVEVYAEDDDESGIPIPAPLLGSLPMGVSSATPMSNGAPSPKSAPAAAPEAPEGAEPPEDDPEEESQAH; encoded by the coding sequence ATGGACGACGCGTCGAACCTTCAAGCGCCGATGGGCAAAGATTCGCTCGAGCCCGCGGCCCCGACGAAGCCTCCGCGCCTTGTCGTTCCGCCGCGCAGGCGTGAAGTGGAAGGACCACCAGCAGCACCACGCGGTCCGCTTTCGGGCCTGTCGAACGGCGCGAATGCGCCTGGACAGCTCGGTTCGGGCCTTGGAAGTACGTCCGTCCGAACCATGCCGCGCGTGCACACGGGTGTCGTTTTATCGCCACGCATGACGGCAATTTTCGGCGGGCTTTTTGGTTTGGCGACGATGACGTCGATCATCGCGCTGCTCATCCAAGTCGTTCCGCCGCGTGATGAACGTGCCGTCGTGGCAAGCGCAGGGCTTGCACATCGCGTTGGAGCTTCCTCGGCAGACCCCGAAGCATCATCCGACCCGCAGTCGAAGAAGCGCCAGCGAGTTGCAATTCCCGGCCCGTGGCGTCTGTCGGAGCTCAGCAAGGATCCTTCAGTCGAGATCGTCTCTGGCACGATCGGGCCGAAGTCGTTCATCACTGCGCTCTCCGACAAGAACGTTCCGAAGGCGCAGGTTTACCGCATCATGAAGGCGTTTGCCGACATGCGGAAGTTCGACAAGTGCGGCAAAAAGGATCGCTTCTACGTTGCGATGGAGCGAGCGACGAAGCGCGTAAAAGCTTTCGAGTACGAAGTCAGTGCGACGGACATCATTCAAGCTGCCGAGGATCAAGGCGGCATCTTGGTCGGCAAAAAGCTCGACATGAAAGTTGCCGAAGAAGAATTCACGGGCGCGTTTTACGTGTCCAAGAATCTTACGGCTTCGTACGAATTCGGCGGCTTCGAAGATGGCGTCATCGCGCTCATCGACGATGCGCTCGAAGGGCGGCTTTCGAGCGAGAGTTTCGAAGAAGGCTCGACGATACGTCTCATCGCGGTCGAAGAGACGGCTCTCGGGCTTTTCTCTCGCTACAAGCGCGTCGTGGCGCTCGAGTACCGACCTGCGGATCCCGCGGGCAAACCCATTCGCATCTACGCATTTCACGGACAAGAGGCGCGTGGGTATTGGGATGACAGGGGCAAACAGCCCTACTCAGGAGGGTGGCAATCGCCGCTTCCAGGAGCGCCCGTGACGTCGCGGTTCAATCCAAAGCGACGCCATCCCGTGCTGAAGAAGGTCATGCCGCACAACGGCACGGACCTCGGCGCTCCGTCGGGCACGCCCGTGTACTCGGCGTTTCGTGGCGTCGTGGATTGGGTGGGCCCTGCTGGACCGAGCGGCAATCTCGTGACGGTGATGCATCCGAACGGCGTTCAAACCGGTTATGCACACCTGTCGAAGTTTGCCCCGGGCCTCAAGATGGGCATGAAGGTGGGTGCGCATCAGCTCGTCGGGTATGTCGGATCGACGGGGCGATCGACGGGGCCGCATCTGCATTTCAGTGCGAAGAAGGATGGAAAATTCTTCGACGCCGAAACACTCAAGTTCGGCGGCGAGCGCGTCATGCCCCCGGTCGATCGAGCTGCATTCGCCGAAGTGAAGGCAGAGCTCGACAAGCGACTCGATGCGATTCCGCTTCCGGAGCCGCCGCGTGAACCGCCGCGCACGGTTGCGACTCCTGCAACGTCGGCAAGTGCAGTGGCTGGAGCGTCTTCTGCAGCGGCGCATGCGAAAGGCCCCGCGGCACCGCAACCGGAAGCCGCGCCGGTGGAGGTGTACGCCGAAGACGATGACGAAAGCGGCATCCCGATTCCTGCGCCGCTCTTGGGATCGCTCCCGATGGGCGTTTCGTCAGCGACACCGATGTCGAATGGGGCGCCGAGTCCAAAGTCGGCTCCTGCAGCGGCACCAGAGGCTCCAGAAGGCGCCGAACCGCCCGAAGACGATCCAGAGGAAGAGTCGCAGGCGCACTGA